The following proteins come from a genomic window of Alosa sapidissima isolate fAloSap1 chromosome 20, fAloSap1.pri, whole genome shotgun sequence:
- the clcf1 gene encoding cardiotrophin-like cytokine factor 1, which produces MSRGKAVCCAQLTLLLAAVVGCVQVPDLSLTLTSERTTIERTYELTKYLEHQLKDIKDTYLSYLGPPFSDPDFSPPRPNSSSLSVPSAATRVELWRGLENGARLAQNQRAYRVLLCAMRELARSTLCPYLQSSLLHFCSGLNGLLGSITGLMRSLGYTPPQLGDVPLPLPGDGQPLLTERVRSAPRGVVTGQHSPAPLRSQHPHPRHYGDYRPRGRDDQRYGGGVVAGGAREEPTRRRDRE; this is translated from the exons ATGTCCAGAGGAAAAG CCGTTTGTTGTGCTCAGCTGACCCTGCTGTTGGCCGCTGTGGTGGGCTGCGTGCAGGTGCCAGACCTCTCTTTGACTCTGACCAGTGAGAGGACCACAATCGAAAGGACGTATGAACTGACCAAGTACTTGGAGCATCAGCTGAAGGATATCAAAGACACCTAT cTCTCCTACCTGGGGCCTCCCTTCAGTGACCCGGATTTCTCGCCACCAAGGCCCAATAGCTCGTCGCTGTCGGTGCCCAGCGCGGCCACGCGCGTGGAGCTGTGGCGCGGCCTGGAGAACGGCGCGCGGCTGGCGCAGAACCAGCGGGCGTACCGCGTGCTGCTGTGTGCCATGCGCGAGCTGGCGCGCTCCACGCTGTGCCCGTACCTGCAGAGCTCGCTGCTGCACTTCTGCTCCGGCCTCAACGGCCTGCTGGGCTCCATCACCGGCCTCATGCGGAGCCTGGGCTACACGCCGCCGCAGCTCGGAGACgtccccctgcccctgcccggCGACGGGCAGCCCCTGCTGACCGAACGCGTCCGGTCGGCCCCGCGGGGAGTGGTGACCGGGCAGCACAGCCCGGCTCCCCTCAGGTCCCAGCATCCGCATCCGCGTCACTATGGCGACTACAGGCCGCGCGGCCGCGACGATCAGCGCTACGGCGGCGGCGTGGTGGCTGGAGGCGCGAGGGAGGAGCCCACGAGGAGgcgggacagagag
- the LOC121694927 gene encoding putative uncharacterized transmembrane protein DDB_G0292500 → MERWGRRRRLLSIEEVEMEEDIISQHSNNYNNNYYNTNNNNNNNNKYTLNTRAGPEKREGTDRKGERRERDTTSLLSFSPSPALQSRRSARSLPSLYAPTLPPSLSLLLQYGAGEGGHALLAAAPLLSGQPASNEFSRKVEGFWVLRELQSWLWRSAKDFNRLKKRLKA, encoded by the coding sequence atggagaggtgggggaggaggaggcgaCTTCTGAGCATtgaggaggtggagatggaggaggacatCATCAGTCAACACAgcaacaactacaacaacaactactacaacaccaataacaacaacaacaacaacaacaaatacacTCTGAACACCAGGGCTGGCcctgagaaaagagagggaacagaCAGAAAaggcgagaggagagagagagacaccacgtctctcctctccttctccccctctcctgcgCTCCAGTCCCGGCGGTCTGCGCGCTCGCTGCCCTCCCTCTACGCCCCCACGCTGCCCCCGTCCCTCTCGCTGCTGCTGCAGTACGGCGCGGGGGAGGGGGGCCACGCCCTGCTGGCCGCTGCGCCCCTCCTCTCCGGCCAGCCCGCCTCCAACGAGTTCTCCCGCAAGGTGGAGGGCTTCTGGGTGCTGCGCGAGCTGCAGAGCTGGCTGTGGCGCTCGGCCAAGGACTTCAACCGCCTCAAGAAGCGCCTCAAGGCCTga